One genomic region from Stackebrandtia nassauensis DSM 44728 encodes:
- a CDS encoding cytochrome c oxidase assembly protein translates to MTRRHPESTTRRTLVLLPAAVAGVAVAVWVLRVGGGVITESVPGLPARDAVVTWLVPSLKLGADVLAAVVVGCLIAAAFFADGQDGKIRPQAYRWLRVAGWTGIGWAVVAFAQAPANLADTTAQSLSWVTPEALWSYVAGTENGFAYALSALLALVAAVIALNTLTVTGAAVATVFGAAAALPTVFTGHATASGNHQLAVDSMIFHVLGAVAWAGGLLALLLARKLGSRVARRYSGLALVAFCAVGLSGVLNSWTRIHSWADLFGTSYGREVIAKSAALIVLGGFGLWHRRVTLPKLDERPKLFRRFAAVELVVMAATFGLAAALARTPSPPQPTVDETAAQSLLGFPMPGPISARGILLDWYPELIICTVAATAVGLYLAGVIRLRRRGDSWPISRTLLWTAGWALAVFVTSSGMGKYGMVLFSVHMVQHMTLNMLVPILLVLAAPITLALRAFKPSEERGPREWLLLVLHSKFVHFVSHPLIALGLYAFSLYMMYFTGLFDWAMRSHAGHLYMLFHFLAAGGLFYWLVIGPDPAPRKVPYPVKVLIFFVAVVFHTIFGLTIMQSSEVIASGWYEALGRDWGGSLIDDQHTGGGIAWAFGEPPSLIVLGALVWQWSRSEERLAKRLDRAADRATETGHPEDDPHEQYNDYLAKLAEADRKAGLRDLSRGTTACTSQRFTRAIATVSRRRR, encoded by the coding sequence GTGACAAGGCGACACCCCGAGAGCACCACCCGGCGAACCCTCGTGCTGCTTCCCGCCGCCGTGGCCGGCGTGGCGGTCGCGGTGTGGGTGCTGCGCGTCGGCGGCGGCGTCATCACCGAGTCGGTGCCCGGCCTGCCCGCCCGCGACGCCGTCGTGACCTGGCTGGTCCCGTCGCTGAAGCTGGGCGCGGACGTACTGGCCGCCGTCGTGGTGGGCTGCCTCATCGCCGCCGCGTTCTTCGCCGACGGGCAGGACGGCAAGATCCGGCCGCAGGCGTACCGGTGGCTGCGGGTCGCGGGCTGGACCGGGATCGGCTGGGCCGTCGTCGCCTTCGCCCAGGCGCCCGCCAACCTCGCCGACACCACCGCGCAGTCGCTGTCGTGGGTGACCCCCGAAGCGCTGTGGAGCTACGTCGCGGGCACCGAGAACGGCTTCGCCTACGCGCTGTCGGCGCTGCTGGCCCTGGTCGCGGCCGTGATCGCGCTCAACACGCTGACGGTGACCGGCGCCGCGGTCGCCACGGTCTTCGGCGCCGCCGCCGCGCTGCCGACGGTGTTCACCGGCCACGCCACCGCCTCGGGCAACCACCAGCTCGCCGTCGACTCGATGATCTTCCACGTGCTGGGCGCCGTGGCCTGGGCGGGCGGGCTGCTGGCGCTGCTGTTGGCCCGCAAGCTCGGCAGCCGGGTCGCCCGCCGCTACTCGGGGCTGGCGCTGGTCGCGTTCTGCGCCGTGGGCCTGTCCGGGGTCCTCAACTCCTGGACCCGCATCCACTCCTGGGCCGACCTGTTCGGCACCTCCTACGGCCGCGAGGTGATCGCCAAGTCGGCCGCGCTGATCGTCCTGGGCGGCTTCGGGCTGTGGCACCGACGCGTCACACTGCCCAAACTGGACGAACGGCCGAAGCTGTTCCGGCGCTTCGCCGCCGTCGAACTCGTCGTCATGGCCGCGACCTTCGGCCTGGCCGCCGCGCTGGCCCGCACCCCCTCGCCGCCGCAGCCGACGGTTGACGAGACCGCCGCGCAGTCGCTGCTGGGTTTCCCGATGCCGGGCCCGATCTCGGCGCGCGGCATCCTGCTGGACTGGTATCCGGAACTGATCATCTGCACCGTGGCCGCCACCGCCGTCGGCCTGTACCTGGCCGGGGTGATCCGGCTGCGCCGCCGGGGCGACTCCTGGCCCATCTCCCGGACGCTACTGTGGACGGCCGGGTGGGCGCTGGCCGTGTTCGTCACCTCCTCGGGCATGGGCAAGTACGGCATGGTGCTGTTCAGTGTCCACATGGTCCAGCACATGACGCTCAACATGCTGGTGCCGATCCTGCTGGTGCTGGCCGCCCCGATCACCCTGGCGCTGCGGGCCTTCAAGCCCAGCGAGGAACGCGGCCCCCGCGAATGGCTGCTGCTGGTCCTGCACTCGAAGTTCGTCCACTTCGTCTCGCATCCGCTGATCGCCTTGGGACTGTACGCCTTCAGCCTCTACATGATGTACTTCACCGGCCTGTTCGACTGGGCGATGCGCTCCCACGCCGGTCACCTGTACATGCTGTTCCACTTCCTGGCGGCCGGTGGCCTGTTCTACTGGCTCGTCATCGGCCCCGATCCGGCGCCCCGCAAGGTGCCGTACCCGGTCAAGGTGCTGATCTTCTTCGTGGCCGTGGTGTTCCACACCATCTTCGGGCTGACCATCATGCAGTCCAGTGAGGTCATCGCGTCCGGCTGGTACGAGGCGCTGGGCCGCGACTGGGGCGGCAGCCTCATCGACGACCAGCACACCGGCGGCGGCATCGCCTGGGCCTTCGGCGAACCGCCGAGCCTGATCGTGCTGGGCGCCCTGGTGTGGCAGTGGTCCCGTAGCGAGGAGCGACTGGCGAAGCGGCTGGACCGCGCCGCCGACCGCGCCACCGAGACCGGCCACCCCGAGGACGACCCGCACGAGCAGTACAACGACTACCTGGCCAAGCTCGCCGAAGCCGATCGCAAGGCGGGCCTGCGGGACTTAAGCCGGGGCACGACGGCCTGCACGAGCCAGCGGTTCACGAGGGCCATTGCCACCGTGTCTCGCCGCCGTCGTTGA
- a CDS encoding AraC family transcriptional regulator, translating into MDPLSDLLRDVRADGAIFSQAVLSPPFSLRFMDDVPLTMVTLLRGSGWIVTADGRRDRLEQWDTAVIRGGEPFVFTDDPDAVGVAAQEIHCVGDCGIDDLDCYDGMMWGNDPDGQTALAVGVYRAEGTRHLRLLEALPPVLVIGEDAAGRAVLEELMAEVTANRPGGQAVLDRLLDWGLVCTLRKWFEGPDSEPPAWYQAHSDPAVGRALRAMHRTPSANWTVEALANEAKVSRAWLAKRFSQLMGQSPLAYLTQWRMTLAEDLLAQPNSTVAAVAKRVGYANAFAFSAAFKRLYGVSPAQYRSARPAAVSAAA; encoded by the coding sequence ATGGACCCCCTCAGTGATCTCCTGCGCGACGTCCGGGCCGACGGCGCCATCTTCAGCCAGGCGGTGCTGTCACCGCCGTTCTCGTTGCGGTTCATGGACGACGTGCCGCTCACGATGGTGACGCTGCTGCGCGGCAGCGGCTGGATCGTCACGGCCGACGGCCGCCGCGATCGCTTGGAGCAGTGGGACACCGCTGTGATCCGCGGCGGGGAGCCGTTCGTGTTCACCGACGACCCGGACGCCGTCGGGGTGGCCGCCCAGGAGATCCACTGCGTCGGGGACTGCGGCATCGACGATCTTGACTGCTACGACGGCATGATGTGGGGCAACGACCCCGACGGCCAGACGGCTTTGGCGGTCGGCGTCTACCGTGCCGAGGGCACCCGGCACCTGCGGCTGCTGGAGGCGCTGCCGCCGGTACTGGTGATCGGCGAGGACGCCGCCGGACGGGCGGTGTTGGAGGAGCTGATGGCCGAGGTGACCGCGAACCGGCCGGGAGGTCAGGCGGTGCTGGATCGGTTGCTGGACTGGGGACTGGTGTGCACCCTGCGCAAGTGGTTCGAGGGCCCCGACTCGGAGCCGCCCGCCTGGTACCAAGCCCACTCCGACCCGGCGGTCGGGCGGGCGTTGCGGGCCATGCACCGGACCCCGTCGGCGAACTGGACCGTCGAGGCGCTCGCCAACGAGGCCAAGGTGTCCCGGGCCTGGCTGGCGAAACGGTTTTCACAGCTCATGGGACAGTCCCCATTGGCCTATCTGACGCAGTGGCGGATGACCCTGGCCGAGGACCTGCTCGCACAACCGAACTCGACGGTGGCCGCGGTGGCCAAACGCGTGGGATACGCGAACGCGTTCGCGTTCAGCGCGGCGTTCAAGCGGCTGTACGGGGTCAGCCCGGCGCAGTATCGTTCCGCCCGGCCCGCCGCTGTCAGTGCGGCGGCATGA
- a CDS encoding NmrA family NAD(P)-binding protein has translation MSNNNELILVVGGTGKTGKHVVEQLKAKGHNVRVGSRSTTPRLDLHDPLTWAEALEGVTAAYIAPPDIPFADKEFVASLVNSGVRRIVTLSGRRIQKLDPESQTSMARTEKSVRESGVEWTVLQANNFNQNFTEGDYADAVKAGRHSLPLGDTREPLIDAEDIAEVAAVTLTTDGHAGKVYELTGPQSLTQGEAMAAIAEATGKPVVYHAADPAEHAAELSQAGLPDEVVAFLNAMYEFMRTGAIADTTDHVRQVLGRDPIDFATWAKRAAEAGAWS, from the coding sequence ATGTCAAACAACAACGAACTCATCCTGGTAGTGGGCGGCACCGGCAAGACCGGCAAGCACGTGGTGGAACAGCTGAAGGCCAAGGGCCACAACGTTCGTGTCGGCTCCCGCTCGACGACCCCCCGACTCGACCTGCACGACCCCTTGACCTGGGCCGAAGCGCTCGAAGGCGTGACGGCGGCGTACATCGCGCCGCCGGACATCCCGTTCGCCGACAAGGAATTCGTCGCCAGCCTGGTCAATTCGGGTGTGCGTCGCATCGTGACCCTGTCGGGCCGCCGGATCCAGAAACTCGACCCCGAGTCCCAGACGTCGATGGCCCGCACCGAGAAATCGGTGCGCGAATCCGGTGTCGAGTGGACCGTCCTGCAGGCCAACAACTTCAACCAGAACTTCACCGAGGGCGACTACGCGGACGCCGTCAAGGCCGGTCGGCATTCGCTGCCCCTGGGCGACACCCGTGAACCCCTGATCGACGCGGAGGACATCGCCGAGGTCGCGGCGGTGACCCTCACCACGGACGGCCACGCCGGAAAGGTCTACGAACTGACCGGCCCGCAGTCCCTGACCCAGGGCGAGGCGATGGCCGCCATCGCCGAGGCCACCGGCAAACCCGTCGTCTACCACGCGGCCGACCCCGCCGAACACGCCGCCGAACTCAGTCAGGCCGGACTGCCGGACGAGGTGGTCGCGTTCCTCAACGCGATGTACGAGTTCATGCGCACCGGCGCGATCGCCGACACGACCGACCACGTCCGCCAGGTACTGGGCCGCGACCCGATCGACTTCGCGACCTGGGCCAAACGCGCCGCCGAGGCGGGCGCCTGGTCGTAA
- a CDS encoding class I SAM-dependent DNA methyltransferase yields the protein MSYESIKAELRRSYDASAEERDTMDDLPWKQPERERFLVELRAHKATSLLEIGAGHGVSGRFYADNGLAVTCVDMSPELVERCRAKGLDAQVMDFAELDFPEASFDAVFGMNCLLHVPRANLKAVLKSVRRVLRPGGLFYWGQYGGDSHEGVFEEDHHEPKRFFSLLTDEDIQTEAARVFDVLDFHTLEFADNRGYQALILMPPH from the coding sequence GTGAGCTACGAATCGATCAAGGCCGAACTGCGCCGCTCCTACGACGCGAGCGCCGAAGAGCGCGACACCATGGACGACCTGCCGTGGAAGCAGCCGGAACGTGAGCGGTTCCTGGTGGAGTTGCGGGCGCACAAGGCGACGTCGCTGTTGGAGATCGGTGCCGGGCACGGTGTCAGCGGCCGGTTCTACGCCGACAACGGGCTTGCCGTCACCTGCGTCGACATGTCGCCGGAACTGGTGGAACGCTGCCGCGCCAAGGGGCTCGACGCGCAGGTCATGGACTTCGCCGAGCTGGACTTCCCGGAGGCGTCCTTTGACGCGGTGTTCGGCATGAACTGTCTGCTGCACGTGCCGCGCGCGAACCTGAAGGCCGTGCTGAAGAGCGTCAGACGGGTACTGCGCCCCGGCGGATTGTTCTACTGGGGACAATACGGCGGTGATAGCCACGAAGGCGTCTTCGAAGAGGACCACCACGAACCCAAGCGGTTCTTCTCACTGCTGACCGACGAGGACATCCAGACCGAGGCCGCCAGGGTCTTCGACGTCCTCGACTTCCACACCCTCGAGTTCGCCGACAACCGCGGCTACCAGGCGCTGATCCTCATGCCGCCGCACTGA
- a CDS encoding GNAT family N-acetyltransferase, producing MAEIQLRDTVADDLETLFEYEQDPEAGQLANFRPRPHDRFMTHWNTKILGNDEVVSRTVLVDGEIAGNIGCWDVDGERFIGYWFGRKFWGRGIGTQAVRAFVDEVPWRPLFADPSVHNVGSVRLLEKCGFKPDGSTMESSVFGDGEVEHVMLKLD from the coding sequence ATGGCCGAGATACAACTGCGCGACACGGTTGCCGACGACCTGGAGACCCTGTTCGAGTACGAGCAGGACCCCGAAGCCGGACAGCTGGCGAACTTCCGGCCCCGGCCGCACGACAGGTTCATGACGCACTGGAACACCAAGATCCTCGGCAACGACGAGGTCGTCTCGCGCACCGTCCTGGTCGACGGCGAGATCGCGGGCAACATCGGCTGCTGGGACGTCGACGGCGAACGCTTCATCGGCTACTGGTTCGGGCGCAAGTTCTGGGGTCGCGGCATCGGCACCCAGGCGGTGCGCGCGTTCGTCGACGAGGTGCCGTGGCGGCCGCTGTTCGCGGACCCCTCGGTTCACAACGTCGGATCGGTGCGACTGCTGGAGAAGTGCGGGTTCAAGCCCGACGGATCGACCATGGAGTCCAGTGTGTTCGGTGATGGCGAGGTCGAGCATGTCATGCTCAAACTAGACTGA
- a CDS encoding VOC family protein, protein MLRIGSTVLGVSDVKRAVDFWTKALDYVPRDDDFDDTWAVLVPAEGLGAALSLGLSDTPAQDKPRVHLDLYAGDAEDQDAEVERLIALGASRVDWDSYPSDPDFVVLADPDGNRFCVIETDRG, encoded by the coding sequence ATGCTGCGAATCGGATCAACAGTTCTTGGTGTCTCGGATGTCAAACGCGCCGTTGACTTCTGGACCAAGGCCCTCGACTACGTACCCCGTGACGACGACTTCGACGACACCTGGGCCGTCCTGGTCCCGGCCGAGGGGCTGGGCGCGGCGCTGTCGCTCGGACTGTCCGACACCCCGGCGCAGGACAAGCCCCGGGTGCACCTCGACCTGTACGCGGGCGACGCGGAGGATCAGGACGCCGAGGTCGAGCGGCTGATCGCCCTGGGCGCCAGTCGGGTCGACTGGGACTCCTACCCGTCCGACCCCGACTTCGTGGTCCTGGCCGACCCGGACGGCAACCGGTTCTGCGTCATCGAGACCGACCGGGGCTGA
- a CDS encoding erythromycin esterase family protein: protein MTKQIQEFINPSTELLGLGEASHAVPAFGRIRNELFAQLVDNGFRSFALESDRVAGQLVNDYVLGREGTLDDAMSRGFSHGFGTQPANRDLVAWMREYNDGRPSEEQLTFHGFDVPFETVNVPSPRTHLEHARDFLGLDVDIAALAGADERWDSTEAVMVASKSPGLSVEAQQLRVIAEDMLTTLYTQAPSLIAATSRDRWHRVRIHVTAALQLLQYHRLAADPIEDNPRWNRMCATRDAFMAQNLLDIRQAEGDRGPTLVYASNLHLKRGLSTMDMGPMTMEWFGAGAIMAPLLGERYTVIASSLGRSDGIELAEPEAATYEAQLQNRVPDWDLVPAAVVTAANVRTDPTPRQGYFPLDEPTIDGVDAIWHVNDGGETRWQWPS, encoded by the coding sequence ATGACCAAACAGATTCAAGAGTTCATCAACCCGTCAACCGAGCTGCTGGGCCTTGGCGAAGCCTCGCACGCGGTCCCCGCCTTCGGCCGGATCCGCAACGAGCTGTTCGCCCAACTGGTCGACAACGGCTTCCGCTCCTTCGCGCTGGAGTCCGATCGCGTGGCAGGTCAGCTCGTCAACGACTACGTCCTCGGCCGAGAAGGCACTCTGGACGATGCCATGAGCCGGGGCTTCTCACACGGCTTCGGGACCCAGCCCGCCAACCGGGACCTGGTCGCCTGGATGCGCGAGTACAACGACGGCCGTCCCTCCGAAGAGCAACTGACCTTCCACGGTTTCGACGTCCCATTCGAGACCGTCAACGTTCCCAGTCCGCGAACCCACCTCGAGCACGCCCGCGACTTTCTGGGGCTCGACGTCGACATCGCCGCGCTCGCCGGAGCCGACGAGCGTTGGGACAGTACGGAAGCGGTCATGGTCGCCAGCAAGTCCCCCGGCCTGTCGGTCGAGGCGCAACAGCTGCGGGTGATCGCCGAGGACATGCTCACCACGCTGTACACGCAGGCTCCGAGTCTGATCGCGGCGACGTCACGGGATCGCTGGCACCGGGTCCGGATCCACGTCACCGCCGCTCTTCAACTGCTGCAATACCACCGACTGGCCGCCGACCCCATTGAGGACAATCCCCGCTGGAATCGCATGTGCGCCACCCGGGACGCGTTCATGGCCCAGAACCTGCTGGACATCCGCCAGGCCGAGGGCGATCGTGGGCCGACGCTGGTCTACGCGTCCAACCTGCACCTGAAGCGCGGCCTAAGCACTATGGACATGGGCCCGATGACGATGGAGTGGTTCGGAGCCGGGGCGATCATGGCCCCGCTGCTGGGCGAACGGTACACGGTCATCGCGAGCAGCCTGGGCCGCAGCGACGGCATCGAACTGGCCGAGCCGGAGGCCGCCACCTACGAGGCGCAGTTGCAGAACCGGGTCCCCGACTGGGATCTCGTACCGGCCGCTGTGGTCACCGCCGCGAACGTCCGCACCGACCCGACCCCGCGACAGGGCTATTTCCCGCTGGACGAGCCGACCATCGACGGCGTCGACGCGATCTGGCACGTCAACGACGGCGGCGAGACACGGTGGCAATGGCCCTCGTGA
- a CDS encoding GNAT family N-acetyltransferase has translation MSEVRLRDCVAADLETFYANETDADAARRVNFPPRTREAFLAHWNDRILADPGVVKRTVVVDARVAGNIVCWDAEGEREVGYWFGREFWGRGIGTAAVRAFVDGVPWRPLYAKAAAANIASVRLLEKCGFAFDSAFAAPNAYGDGEVEHVKTRLD, from the coding sequence GTGAGCGAGGTCCGACTGCGGGACTGTGTGGCCGCCGATCTGGAAACCTTCTACGCCAACGAGACCGACGCCGACGCCGCGCGGCGGGTGAACTTCCCGCCCCGCACCCGGGAGGCGTTCCTGGCGCACTGGAACGACCGGATCCTCGCCGATCCCGGGGTCGTGAAACGCACCGTCGTCGTCGACGCCCGGGTCGCGGGCAACATCGTGTGCTGGGACGCCGAGGGCGAGCGCGAGGTCGGTTACTGGTTCGGCCGCGAGTTCTGGGGCCGGGGCATCGGCACCGCCGCGGTGCGGGCCTTCGTCGACGGGGTGCCTTGGCGTCCGTTGTACGCCAAGGCTGCGGCCGCCAACATCGCATCGGTGCGGCTGCTGGAGAAGTGCGGTTTCGCGTTCGACTCCGCCTTCGCCGCCCCCAACGCCTACGGGGACGGCGAGGTGGAGCACGTCAAGACCCGACTGGACTGA
- a CDS encoding L-serine ammonia-lyase, translating into MISAFDLFTIGIGPSSSHTVGPMRAAHRFAAALKADGRLAEVARVKAELFGSLGATGHGHGSGPAVLLGLEGEDPETVDTTTVADRVAAIRETGRLNLLAVHGVGFDADRDLILHRRRSLPFHPNGMTFTARDAEGAEIVTRTYYSVGGGFVVNDSGGADAPPIKVDDTPVPHPFTTGAQLLEIAKDTGLPISQVMLANERARRDETEVRDGLLRIWQVMRDCVHTGCHTEGKLPGGLKVPRRAHEMYQTLSGEHFATDPLRIMDWVTLFALAVNEENAAGGRVVTAPTNGAAGIVPAVLHYYWRFVPGANDEGVTRFLLTAAAIGVLFKENASISGAEVGCQGEVGSACSMAAAGLTEVLGGTPEQVENAAEIAMEHNLGLTCDPVGGLVQIPCIERNAVASIKAITAARLALRGDGSHTVSLDKVIKTMRDTGADMKVKYKETARGGLAVNVIEC; encoded by the coding sequence ATGATCAGCGCCTTCGACCTGTTCACGATCGGCATCGGGCCGTCAAGCTCACACACCGTGGGCCCGATGCGGGCCGCGCATCGCTTCGCCGCCGCCCTCAAGGCCGACGGCCGTCTCGCCGAGGTCGCCCGGGTCAAGGCCGAGCTGTTCGGTTCGCTGGGCGCCACCGGGCACGGCCACGGCAGCGGGCCCGCCGTGCTGCTGGGCCTGGAGGGCGAGGACCCCGAGACCGTCGACACCACCACCGTCGCCGACCGGGTCGCCGCGATTCGCGAGACCGGACGGCTGAACCTGCTGGCCGTGCACGGGGTCGGCTTCGACGCGGACCGCGACCTCATCCTGCACCGGCGGCGCAGTCTCCCGTTCCACCCCAACGGGATGACCTTCACCGCCCGCGACGCCGAGGGCGCCGAGATCGTCACCCGCACCTACTACTCGGTCGGCGGCGGGTTCGTCGTCAACGACTCCGGCGGGGCCGACGCTCCGCCCATCAAGGTCGACGACACCCCGGTGCCGCACCCGTTCACGACCGGCGCCCAGTTGCTGGAGATCGCCAAGGACACCGGACTGCCCATCAGCCAGGTCATGCTCGCCAACGAGCGCGCGCGCCGGGACGAGACCGAGGTCCGCGACGGGCTGCTGCGCATCTGGCAGGTCATGCGCGACTGCGTCCACACCGGCTGCCACACCGAGGGCAAGCTGCCGGGTGGGCTGAAGGTGCCGCGCCGCGCCCACGAGATGTACCAGACGCTGTCGGGCGAGCACTTCGCCACCGACCCGCTGCGGATCATGGACTGGGTGACACTGTTCGCCCTGGCCGTCAACGAGGAGAACGCCGCCGGCGGACGCGTCGTCACCGCCCCCACCAACGGCGCGGCCGGGATCGTGCCCGCCGTGCTGCACTACTACTGGCGGTTCGTGCCCGGCGCCAACGACGAGGGCGTGACCCGGTTCCTGCTCACCGCGGCCGCGATCGGGGTGCTGTTCAAGGAGAACGCCTCCATCTCGGGTGCCGAGGTCGGCTGTCAGGGCGAGGTCGGTTCGGCCTGCTCGATGGCCGCCGCCGGTCTCACCGAGGTGCTGGGCGGGACCCCCGAGCAGGTCGAGAACGCCGCCGAGATCGCCATGGAGCACAACCTCGGCCTCACCTGCGATCCCGTCGGCGGGCTGGTCCAGATCCCGTGCATCGAGCGCAACGCGGTCGCCTCGATCAAGGCCATCACCGCCGCCCGGCTGGCGCTGCGCGGCGACGGCAGCCACACCGTCAGCCTCGACAAGGTCATCAAGACGATGCGCGACACCGGCGCCGACATGAAGGTGAAGTACAAGGAGACAGCGCGCGGCGGCCTGGCCGTCAACGTCATCGAGTGCTGA
- a CDS encoding ADP-ribosylglycohydrolase family protein has product MTRAVEDFTAVGSRIRGCVLGGAIGDALGNPIEFYALDRIRQLYGPDGLVELECVDGAALITDDTQMTLFGIEGLIRAMTRINGQGTGSVEAVVRSAYQRWLDTQSEGTAVAGAHANGWLREQQWLYHLRAPGNACLSGLRHAGDGIEKFDQWGAPGPINAKSKGCGSVMRAAPFGLAARSAREAFELAARCALYTHGHPTGYLAAGAFAAMVHQLTLGASVREAVAEATELTRAYPSHEETTTALGNAVALAGVGDPSGEKVETLGGGWIAEEALAIAVYCALVELPESPVRGSGFGTYAGRSPVQNALLLSVNHSGDSDSTGAICGNLLGAAYGYESLPGEWLILVEHRAVITELADDLALALREGHTLALGSRAWTAKYPGD; this is encoded by the coding sequence ATGACGCGAGCCGTTGAGGACTTCACCGCTGTGGGCAGCCGGATCCGGGGATGTGTGCTGGGCGGGGCGATCGGGGACGCACTCGGCAATCCGATCGAGTTCTACGCCCTGGATCGGATTCGGCAGCTGTACGGGCCGGACGGGCTGGTGGAGCTGGAGTGCGTCGACGGGGCCGCGCTGATCACCGACGACACACAGATGACGCTGTTCGGGATCGAGGGGCTGATCCGGGCCATGACGCGGATCAACGGCCAGGGGACCGGAAGTGTGGAGGCCGTGGTGCGCTCGGCGTACCAGCGGTGGCTCGACACCCAGAGCGAGGGGACGGCGGTCGCGGGGGCGCACGCGAACGGGTGGCTGCGGGAGCAGCAGTGGCTGTACCACTTGCGGGCGCCGGGAAACGCTTGTCTGAGCGGGCTTCGGCACGCGGGGGACGGGATCGAGAAGTTCGACCAGTGGGGAGCCCCGGGACCGATCAACGCGAAGTCGAAGGGGTGCGGGTCGGTCATGCGGGCCGCGCCGTTCGGCTTGGCGGCCAGGTCGGCGCGAGAGGCCTTCGAGCTGGCGGCTCGCTGTGCACTGTATACACACGGGCATCCGACGGGCTACCTCGCGGCGGGGGCGTTCGCGGCGATGGTGCACCAGCTGACGCTCGGGGCGAGCGTGCGGGAGGCCGTCGCCGAGGCGACGGAGCTGACGCGCGCGTATCCGTCGCATGAGGAGACGACCACCGCGCTCGGCAACGCGGTCGCGTTGGCCGGGGTCGGTGACCCGAGCGGGGAAAAGGTCGAGACCCTGGGCGGTGGCTGGATCGCGGAGGAGGCGCTCGCGATCGCCGTCTACTGTGCTCTCGTCGAGCTGCCGGAGTCGCCGGTGCGCGGTTCCGGGTTCGGGACCTACGCCGGACGCTCCCCGGTGCAGAACGCGTTGTTGTTGTCGGTCAACCATTCCGGGGACAGCGACTCCACCGGCGCGATCTGCGGCAACCTGCTGGGAGCCGCGTACGGATACGAATCGCTGCCGGGGGAGTGGCTGATCCTCGTCGAGCATCGGGCGGTCATCACCGAACTGGCCGACGACCTGGCTCTGGCCTTGCGTGAGGGCCATACGCTTGCCCTCGGCAGTCGAGCCTGGACGGCGAAGTACCCCGGAGACTAG
- a CDS encoding FBP domain-containing protein translates to MKALTDTELRTGFANCSKGEASSIALPDLNAVNWENLDFLAWRNPRMPQRAYLAVVTDDKPVSLVLRAAERRSTSGAMRSSMCEFCQTVHSAGGVTLFTAKKAGSSGRRGDSVGTYICSTLDCCLYVRNLKRPARVQPESTLTVDERIDRLNYKVNGIVQRVLEGA, encoded by the coding sequence GTGAAAGCACTGACGGACACCGAGCTACGCACCGGCTTCGCGAACTGCTCCAAGGGGGAGGCCTCGTCCATCGCGCTGCCCGACCTCAACGCGGTGAACTGGGAGAACCTGGACTTCCTCGCCTGGCGCAACCCGCGCATGCCGCAGCGGGCCTACCTGGCGGTGGTGACGGACGACAAACCGGTGAGCCTGGTACTGCGCGCGGCCGAACGCCGCAGCACCAGCGGCGCGATGCGCTCGTCCATGTGCGAGTTCTGCCAGACCGTGCACTCGGCCGGTGGCGTCACCCTGTTCACCGCGAAGAAGGCGGGCAGCTCCGGACGGCGCGGCGACAGCGTGGGCACCTACATCTGTTCCACACTCGACTGCTGCCTGTACGTCCGCAACCTGAAACGCCCCGCCCGAGTGCAGCCGGAGTCGACGTTGACAGTGGACGAACGCATCGACCGGCTCAACTACAAGGTCAACGGGATCGTCCAGCGGGTACTCGAAGGCGCGTAA